A genomic segment from uncultured Desulfuromonas sp. encodes:
- a CDS encoding ABC-type transport auxiliary lipoprotein family protein produces MKSVRYPVFFLITFVLLSACSTTNTPKTRYYLIASKEQPVAPLSVPPVIHTECAPFLSQGGLVIEYPDQTIQTAHYHRWAEPLPAMIARYLQRRLQMSFEADFEPPVITLLIDRFHRLNTGEVVFSGQWWANNDPPQSFSYKMRPTDNSYETTVSDLQRLLDQQNDTMVQTLSPHTLAHTETP; encoded by the coding sequence ATGAAAAGCGTCCGCTATCCTGTTTTCTTCCTGATCACGTTCGTACTGCTATCCGCCTGTAGCACGACCAATACCCCTAAAACACGCTATTATCTTATTGCGTCGAAAGAGCAGCCCGTCGCGCCCCTCTCTGTACCACCGGTCATCCACACCGAGTGCGCCCCGTTTCTCAGTCAGGGAGGGCTGGTCATTGAATACCCGGATCAAACCATCCAGACCGCTCATTACCACCGCTGGGCTGAGCCTCTGCCCGCCATGATCGCCCGCTACCTGCAAAGACGCTTACAGATGAGTTTTGAAGCGGATTTTGAGCCACCGGTCATCACCCTTCTGATCGATCGCTTCCATCGCCTGAACACGGGTGAAGTGGTCTTCAGTGGTCAATGGTGGGCCAATAATGATCCACCACAGTCATTCAGCTATAAAATGCGCCCCACAGACAACAGCTACGAGACGACAGTCAGTGACCTACAACGCCTGCTCGACCAGCAGAATGATACGATGGTCCAGACATTATCTCCCCACACTCTGGCTCACACGGAAACGCCATGA
- the ald gene encoding alanine dehydrogenase, which produces MNIAVAKEIKNHEYRVAMTAEGAARLVRLGHQVSVENNAGIGSGISNTDYLNAGARIAFDRHELFDQADLIVKVKEPQPEELPLFKKGQTLFTYLHLAALAELTQQLLDIGITAIGYETVTAAHGVLPLLHPMSLIAGRMAVQTGASLLEKAHGGRGILLSGAPGAGRGRVVILGAGTVGENAVDIAVGMGAEVVILNRTARRLENLEQRYGNRITTYILSDEVLAKQTRQADLLVGAILVPGAKAPQLVSRAMVANMKPGSVIVDVAIDQGGCVETIRPTSHDQPTYIEHDVIHYAVTNIPGAVARTSTLALTSRTLPYIEQLATLGTQEACRHNNHLANGVNVHEGMLYNRQVAEAHGLTFAPLDAWLGTNDS; this is translated from the coding sequence ATGAACATTGCCGTTGCCAAAGAGATCAAAAATCATGAATACCGCGTCGCCATGACCGCCGAAGGTGCAGCTCGCCTTGTCCGGCTGGGCCATCAGGTCTCTGTTGAGAACAATGCCGGCATAGGTAGCGGTATCAGCAACACCGATTATCTCAACGCCGGAGCGCGCATTGCGTTTGATCGTCACGAACTGTTTGATCAGGCAGACCTGATCGTCAAAGTCAAAGAGCCTCAGCCCGAAGAACTGCCCCTGTTCAAAAAAGGCCAAACCCTTTTCACCTATCTGCACCTGGCAGCACTAGCGGAGCTGACACAGCAGTTGCTTGACATCGGCATCACAGCCATTGGCTATGAAACCGTAACCGCCGCTCACGGCGTGCTGCCGCTGCTCCATCCCATGAGCCTGATTGCTGGACGCATGGCGGTGCAAACAGGTGCAAGTCTGTTGGAAAAAGCCCATGGCGGTCGCGGCATCCTGCTTAGTGGAGCACCCGGAGCCGGACGCGGACGCGTGGTGATTCTCGGCGCCGGAACCGTCGGTGAAAATGCCGTGGACATCGCCGTCGGCATGGGTGCGGAAGTGGTGATCCTCAACCGCACGGCACGACGTCTGGAGAATCTTGAACAACGTTACGGCAACCGCATTACCACCTATATCCTCAGTGACGAGGTTCTGGCGAAACAGACCCGCCAAGCCGACCTGTTGGTCGGCGCGATACTGGTTCCCGGAGCCAAGGCGCCACAACTGGTCAGCCGTGCCATGGTTGCCAACATGAAACCCGGCAGCGTGATTGTCGATGTCGCCATTGATCAAGGCGGCTGCGTCGAAACCATCCGCCCCACCAGTCACGATCAGCCCACCTATATCGAACACGATGTCATCCACTACGCGGTCACCAACATTCCCGGTGCCGTTGCCCGCACCAGTACCCTGGCTCTGACCAGCCGAACGCTGCCCTATATCGAACAACTGGCGACACTTGGTACTCAGGAGGCCTGTCGTCACAATAACCATCTCGCCAATGGGGTTAACGTGCACGAAGGAATGCTGTACAATCGTCAGGTGGCCGAGGCCCATGGTCTGACGTTCGCACCACTGGACGCCTGGCTGGGAACAAACGATTCATGA
- a CDS encoding Pycsar system effector family protein produces MTDQTPELLPRLLASNALRANLSKHMQLNQMADSKASMILTASSLIITITLTQYDRLHLSTVLILAGSGLLAILFSILAIIPPLHASGETNLFYFRSFSELDEEQFKHQFKRTIADKEALYDAYIHEIYYLGKHRLTRKYGLIRDGLWCLLGGLIGATLSVLIHRFSV; encoded by the coding sequence ATGACCGATCAGACACCAGAACTTCTGCCACGCCTTCTGGCCAGTAATGCCCTACGCGCCAATCTGAGCAAACACATGCAACTTAATCAGATGGCCGATTCCAAGGCGTCGATGATCTTAACGGCGTCATCGCTGATCATCACCATTACCTTGACTCAGTATGACCGTCTCCACCTGTCCACCGTGCTGATCCTGGCCGGTTCTGGTTTACTGGCCATTCTGTTTTCCATCCTCGCCATTATCCCGCCTTTGCACGCCAGTGGCGAAACCAACCTATTCTACTTCCGCTCTTTTTCAGAGCTTGATGAAGAGCAGTTTAAACATCAATTCAAACGGACCATTGCCGACAAAGAAGCCTTATATGATGCTTATATTCATGAAATTTACTACCTCGGCAAACATCGCCTGACCCGAAAATACGGCTTGATCCGTGACGGCTTGTGGTGCCTGCTCGGTGGTCTTATCGGTGCCACACTCAGTGTGCTCATCCACCGCTTTTCCGTATGA
- the pqiB gene encoding intermembrane transport protein PqiB, translating to MTETQAIVSQKRRFSMVWIIPIIAMLLGGWMAVHNYQNRGPLVTIEFVSAEGIEADQTHIKALSVDIGLVKSVTLNKQRNGVIVTAQIQKQSSDLLRRDSQFWVVRPRIAASGISGLNTLLSGAYIELSPGTGTTGQRQFVGLKEPPLTPANTPGLHITLVSSGQSPLSAGEPVLYRGFKVGQVEKTEFDTDKRQIRSSLFIHAPYDDLITQNTRFWNASGINLKMDAKGVKLNSESLESLLVGGVSFALPDHLPAGDPVDDGREFLLYPDKESINHTSYQHTADYLLLFDSSVRGLLPGAVVTYRGLEIGKVVGISFDYLPDQGVFLDEDYKQVPVLIRLTPAALTGDDSDQTIAAMQQRLNDSIDKGLRATLKTGSLLTGRLYISLDFIDNPPPAGPRQLAGYPVLPTMSSGFEQIQNKISQMLDTLNALPLKETLHSADHTLNTISTAAQRADQALSSLDQLLSADETRQLPDQLRSTLESLRENLRGLVGDFSSGSPFYRKLNTNLDQLQKTLHSVDQLSTQLSTQPNALIFSDPLPDDPQAGEPL from the coding sequence GTGACTGAAACTCAGGCAATTGTCTCTCAAAAACGTCGTTTTTCCATGGTCTGGATCATTCCCATCATTGCCATGCTGCTTGGTGGTTGGATGGCCGTCCATAACTATCAGAACCGTGGTCCGCTGGTGACGATCGAGTTCGTCAGTGCCGAAGGCATTGAGGCCGACCAGACACACATCAAGGCTCTGAGTGTTGATATCGGCCTGGTAAAAAGCGTCACCCTGAACAAGCAACGCAATGGTGTTATCGTCACCGCCCAGATCCAGAAACAGAGCAGCGACCTGCTGCGACGCGACAGTCAGTTCTGGGTGGTCCGTCCACGCATTGCCGCCAGTGGGATCTCCGGACTAAACACACTGCTCAGTGGCGCCTATATCGAACTCTCTCCCGGCACAGGGACAACTGGGCAACGACAGTTTGTCGGCTTGAAAGAACCGCCCTTGACTCCAGCCAACACACCGGGACTGCATATAACACTGGTCAGCAGCGGACAAAGTCCTCTCAGTGCCGGCGAGCCAGTCCTTTATCGCGGATTCAAAGTTGGCCAGGTGGAGAAGACCGAATTTGACACCGACAAACGACAGATCCGCTCCTCGTTGTTCATCCACGCCCCCTATGATGATTTGATTACGCAAAATACCCGCTTCTGGAATGCCAGTGGCATCAATCTTAAAATGGATGCCAAAGGGGTCAAGCTCAACAGTGAATCCCTCGAATCCCTTCTGGTTGGCGGAGTCTCTTTTGCCCTGCCCGATCACTTACCGGCAGGAGATCCGGTTGATGATGGTCGGGAATTTCTCCTCTATCCCGACAAAGAGAGCATCAATCACACCAGTTATCAACATACGGCCGATTACCTGTTGCTGTTTGACAGCTCTGTCCGCGGCTTGCTCCCTGGAGCGGTCGTGACCTATCGCGGCCTGGAAATAGGTAAAGTCGTCGGCATCTCTTTCGACTATCTCCCCGACCAGGGCGTGTTTCTCGACGAGGATTACAAACAGGTGCCCGTACTGATCCGACTAACCCCGGCGGCCTTAACCGGTGACGACAGTGACCAGACGATTGCTGCCATGCAACAACGACTTAACGACAGTATTGACAAAGGATTACGCGCAACCTTGAAAACCGGCAGTCTGCTGACTGGCCGACTCTACATCTCTTTGGATTTTATCGACAATCCACCTCCGGCCGGACCACGACAACTTGCCGGTTACCCTGTTCTGCCAACCATGTCTAGCGGTTTTGAGCAGATTCAAAATAAAATCAGCCAGATGCTTGACACGCTCAATGCGCTGCCGCTCAAAGAAACCCTGCATAGCGCTGACCACACACTCAACACCATCAGCACCGCTGCTCAACGTGCTGACCAGGCCCTGTCCAGCCTCGATCAACTGCTCAGTGCCGATGAAACCCGTCAGCTTCCGGACCAGCTGCGCAGTACACTGGAAAGTCTGCGCGAAAATTTACGCGGACTTGTCGGCGATTTTTCCTCGGGGTCACCGTTTTACCGCAAACTCAACACCAATTTGGATCAACTGCAAAAAACACTGCATAGTGTGGACCAGCTCAGCACGCAACTCTCAACTCAGCCCAACGCGCTGATTTTTTCAGATCCATTGCCCGACGATCCCCAAGCAGGAGAACCGTTATGA
- a CDS encoding HD domain-containing phosphohydrolase translates to MTNEVRPTILCVDDETSILSALRRLLMDEECDVEVASSGAEGLAFLNTADHVALIFSDQRMPEMTGVEFLQQAKELLPDALRVMLTGYSDIEATMNAVNKGEIWRYLTKPWDDKQVILLVRDALRHYRLARENERLQAVVHAQNEELKSWNERLKQRVLEQTDRIRQKSEDLARTNKSLRGSIDHVLESFACMIELRDKNLRNHARNTAAIAEKMAEWSRMKPDDVRQVKAAGLLHGIGKLGLDDVVLRKREEQLDNEERKIYEQFPVRSQTALIPIAELQQAGVLIRHLLERYDGSGVPDHLAAEDIPLGSRILSLAEALDRSMAESASDPLEIVLEHIKESLGTRFDPALFKVLAEAAHVHYNAMTNILDGASRQECGPSALRPGMMILRDVYSGTGLLLLKKGVVLSESNINSIKRYYDMDPPERDVLVLIKDDTQ, encoded by the coding sequence ATGACGAATGAGGTTCGGCCGACAATCCTGTGCGTCGATGATGAAACAAGCATTTTGAGCGCGTTACGTCGGCTCTTGATGGATGAAGAGTGTGATGTCGAGGTCGCTTCATCCGGTGCTGAAGGTTTAGCCTTTCTGAATACGGCCGATCATGTCGCTTTAATTTTTTCTGACCAGAGAATGCCGGAAATGACCGGCGTAGAGTTTTTACAGCAGGCCAAAGAATTGCTGCCGGACGCTTTGCGCGTCATGCTAACCGGTTATTCTGATATTGAGGCCACCATGAATGCCGTCAATAAGGGGGAAATCTGGCGATATCTGACTAAACCCTGGGATGACAAACAGGTGATTCTTCTTGTTCGGGATGCATTGCGCCATTACCGGTTAGCACGAGAGAATGAACGACTGCAGGCTGTTGTTCATGCCCAGAATGAAGAATTGAAAAGTTGGAATGAACGCTTAAAACAGCGCGTCCTTGAACAGACTGATCGCATCCGTCAAAAAAGTGAAGACCTGGCAAGGACGAACAAATCGTTACGTGGCAGTATTGACCATGTCCTCGAATCCTTCGCCTGTATGATTGAGTTACGCGATAAGAACTTACGCAATCATGCCCGTAATACCGCTGCAATCGCTGAAAAAATGGCTGAGTGGAGTCGCATGAAACCGGATGATGTCCGCCAGGTGAAGGCGGCGGGTCTTTTGCATGGTATCGGAAAACTGGGCTTAGATGATGTTGTTTTGAGAAAAAGGGAAGAGCAGCTTGACAATGAAGAGCGAAAGATTTATGAGCAGTTTCCGGTGCGAAGCCAGACGGCCTTAATCCCGATTGCCGAGCTGCAGCAGGCAGGTGTTTTGATTCGCCATCTTCTCGAACGATATGATGGTAGTGGGGTGCCTGACCACCTCGCAGCGGAGGATATTCCCCTGGGGAGTCGCATTCTCTCTTTGGCGGAAGCACTGGATCGATCAATGGCCGAGTCGGCAAGTGATCCGTTGGAAATCGTGCTCGAACACATCAAAGAAAGCCTTGGCACAAGGTTTGATCCGGCGTTATTTAAAGTCCTCGCAGAGGCAGCCCACGTTCATTATAACGCCATGACGAATATTCTGGATGGTGCTTCAAGGCAGGAATGTGGACCGTCGGCGCTACGTCCGGGAATGATGATTTTGCGGGATGTCTATAGCGGCACCGGACTACTGTTGCTCAAAAAAGGGGTCGTTCTTTCTGAATCAAATATTAATTCAATCAAGCGTTACTATGATATGGATCCTCCGGAGAGGGATGTGCTTGTTTTGATCAAAGATGACACTCAATAG
- a CDS encoding response regulator — MTDPAKILFVDDETNVLRSLNRLFLDEDGYEILTASSGNEGLEIIEENKDILVIISDYRMPGMTGVEFLAQATQLLPHSIRIVLSGYADTAAVVEAINIGHIYKFIPKPWDDDQLRIDLHNAVETALLDQKNRQLNLELEQRNEELKQLNSGLEKEVEKRTQSLQLRSQVLQLAQDILDSLPITVLGIDNEDQIVQINQQGIDLLSENGNILLGASAQGSLPESLLALIELIKAQGKARIEFDCKGIAVTGIGSFLNNDRERGMIISLTPR; from the coding sequence ATGACCGATCCTGCTAAAATTCTTTTTGTCGATGATGAAACAAATGTTTTAAGGTCCCTGAATCGCCTCTTTCTCGATGAGGATGGCTATGAAATCCTGACGGCGTCTTCTGGGAATGAAGGCCTGGAGATCATTGAGGAAAACAAAGACATTCTGGTTATCATTTCGGATTACCGCATGCCTGGCATGACCGGCGTCGAGTTTTTGGCTCAAGCGACCCAGCTACTGCCGCATTCCATCCGGATCGTATTATCCGGATACGCTGACACTGCAGCTGTCGTTGAAGCGATCAACATTGGACACATCTACAAATTCATCCCCAAACCATGGGATGATGATCAGTTGCGCATAGATCTTCACAATGCGGTAGAAACAGCCCTGTTGGATCAGAAAAATCGCCAGCTCAACCTTGAACTTGAACAACGTAATGAAGAACTGAAGCAGTTGAATAGCGGCCTGGAAAAAGAGGTGGAAAAAAGAACCCAATCACTGCAGCTGCGCAGCCAGGTGCTGCAACTGGCTCAGGATATTCTTGACAGCTTACCGATTACGGTTCTGGGCATTGACAATGAGGATCAAATTGTCCAGATCAACCAGCAAGGCATTGATCTTTTGAGTGAAAACGGAAACATTTTATTGGGAGCATCGGCTCAAGGGAGTTTGCCGGAATCCCTACTGGCTTTGATTGAACTGATTAAGGCACAGGGTAAAGCTCGGATTGAATTCGACTGCAAAGGGATTGCGGTAACGGGGATTGGTTCGTTTCTGAACAATGACCGGGAACGGGGCATGATTATCTCCCTGACTCCTCGATAA
- a CDS encoding LexA family transcriptional regulator has product MNTIGERLRFLRGKERLPDFATRFGVSKSTLGRYEKGISQPDAGFLTRICQQLLVCPQWLLMGGEKPCQPFVKDCPSGVCDNGNPTCIVRDYADLSSFKTFMDFFQNWVIDQGFEVDKLLSVRVTGDSMAPTFAAGSLVLVDMNQAELAADAIFAIRQDDKIVVRRLQKMVNGDIHVKTDNPRYEDQVVRDESLAILDIVGRVVWAGVHL; this is encoded by the coding sequence TTGAATACGATTGGAGAACGACTGCGCTTTCTGCGCGGCAAAGAGCGGCTTCCTGATTTTGCAACACGTTTTGGTGTCAGTAAAAGTACGCTTGGACGTTATGAAAAAGGGATCAGTCAGCCCGACGCGGGTTTCTTGACAAGGATCTGCCAGCAACTGCTGGTTTGTCCTCAATGGTTGCTGATGGGTGGGGAAAAACCTTGCCAGCCTTTTGTCAAGGATTGTCCTAGCGGAGTGTGTGACAACGGCAATCCTACGTGTATCGTTCGAGATTATGCCGATCTTTCTTCCTTTAAAACTTTTATGGATTTCTTCCAGAATTGGGTGATTGATCAAGGTTTTGAAGTGGATAAACTTTTATCCGTTCGCGTTACCGGTGACAGCATGGCTCCGACCTTTGCTGCCGGAAGTTTGGTACTGGTGGATATGAATCAGGCTGAGCTTGCTGCGGATGCCATTTTTGCCATCCGTCAGGATGATAAAATCGTTGTTCGCAGATTGCAAAAAATGGTCAATGGTGACATTCACGTCAAAACGGATAACCCCCGTTATGAAGATCAAGTTGTTCGAGATGAATCTCTGGCCATTCTTGATATCGTTGGCCGCGTTGTCTGGGCCGGTGTCCATCTCTAA
- a CDS encoding HDOD domain-containing protein, whose product MTLNEQQHLTLSSILDNWGPLPHLPDIAAAMLRLLNQEENDTEDLANIIASDPALAARVLRVANSPYYGFTRQIKTIRDATVLLGQKTLRNLVLTVALKGLYRLNSPIEKKLWEESMAHALGSQFLAITFKTGDPEEAFLAGLLANIGELICQQQRPSDYLQLLNSRTPSECTREQLSGKNFSWTFSQLGAAVLNHWKFSTELVLSTLYSCQPQHPKDMEPELSNLAHFVFLSRCLSCLVHIGDNPPECRRSFNDQIRLTTLNADGINSDVLKGEFEVYYEKKIKALLHA is encoded by the coding sequence ATGACTTTAAACGAACAACAACATCTTACCCTCTCATCGATTCTCGACAACTGGGGTCCGCTACCACATCTTCCCGATATTGCCGCAGCCATGTTGCGTCTTCTCAATCAGGAAGAAAACGATACCGAGGATCTGGCGAATATCATTGCGAGTGATCCGGCTCTGGCGGCACGCGTTCTGCGAGTGGCAAACTCCCCTTATTACGGCTTTACACGCCAGATTAAAACCATTCGCGATGCGACCGTTCTGCTTGGTCAGAAAACACTGCGCAATCTTGTTCTCACAGTAGCGCTCAAAGGCTTATATCGGCTCAACAGCCCAATTGAGAAAAAACTCTGGGAAGAATCCATGGCCCATGCCCTCGGCAGCCAGTTTTTAGCGATAACCTTTAAAACCGGTGACCCCGAAGAGGCCTTTCTTGCCGGATTACTGGCCAATATCGGCGAGCTGATCTGTCAACAGCAACGTCCCAGCGATTATCTGCAGCTATTAAACAGCCGAACGCCTTCAGAATGTACTCGTGAGCAGTTATCCGGAAAAAACTTTTCCTGGACGTTCAGTCAGCTTGGAGCCGCCGTTCTCAATCACTGGAAATTTTCGACGGAACTGGTTCTGTCAACGCTTTATTCGTGTCAGCCTCAACATCCGAAAGACATGGAGCCCGAACTCAGCAATCTGGCCCATTTCGTTTTTCTCAGCCGTTGTCTGAGCTGCCTGGTGCACATCGGTGACAATCCACCAGAATGCCGACGGTCGTTTAACGATCAGATCAGGCTCACAACCTTGAATGCCGACGGAATAAACAGTGACGTGCTCAAAGGTGAATTTGAGGTCTATTACGAAAAAAAAATCAAAGCGTTGTTACACGCCTGA
- a CDS encoding PqiA/YebS family transporter subunit, which yields MNHISCPDCDLVIDLPVLRDGQRAFCPRCNHLITHRAHRALERSAAFAMAALIFLVLANLYPFLSFEASGREQVMTLLQSAQELYKNGSHVLSFFVLAFIIIFPGLVLISQLLVLMPIILKKRPVIGCRLWARFIFTLGPWSMAEVFILGVLASLTKIATMAYIVLGLSFWAYVAFALCFLIAVTRLDRYQFWRTILPYPAPKAISGRSAARQGLAHCHICTLTSPEELNHCPRCGATLHYRIPQSLQRTVALLITAVVLYLPANLLPITHTDQFGNNTDSTIIGGAVLMWQHGSYPVALIIFIASILIPLAKLIGLFWLCWSVSRPDSPLPRQRTSLYRITEFVGRWSMVDVFVVAILVALVQLGGLLSIRPGPAALAFSGVVIITMFAAESFDPRLIWDKLEEPFCD from the coding sequence ATGAATCATATCAGCTGTCCGGATTGTGATCTTGTTATCGACTTGCCTGTGTTACGTGATGGCCAACGTGCGTTTTGTCCCCGCTGCAACCATCTCATCACCCATCGCGCTCATCGGGCGCTGGAACGCTCTGCGGCTTTTGCCATGGCGGCACTCATCTTTTTGGTGCTGGCCAATCTTTATCCGTTTCTTTCTTTCGAGGCCAGTGGTCGTGAGCAGGTGATGACCCTGCTGCAAAGTGCTCAGGAACTCTATAAAAACGGCAGTCACGTCCTGAGTTTTTTTGTCCTGGCTTTTATCATTATCTTCCCCGGACTCGTCCTCATCAGTCAACTTCTTGTTCTGATGCCAATTATCCTCAAAAAACGCCCTGTCATTGGCTGCCGTTTGTGGGCACGTTTTATCTTCACTCTCGGACCGTGGAGCATGGCAGAAGTGTTCATCCTCGGGGTGTTGGCCAGCCTGACCAAAATTGCCACAATGGCATATATCGTCCTTGGCCTGTCTTTCTGGGCCTATGTGGCATTTGCACTGTGTTTTCTCATTGCCGTTACCCGCCTTGATCGCTACCAGTTCTGGCGAACGATTTTACCCTACCCGGCACCGAAAGCGATCAGTGGCCGTTCTGCGGCCCGGCAGGGCCTGGCTCATTGCCATATCTGCACATTGACAAGTCCGGAAGAGCTCAACCATTGTCCGCGCTGCGGAGCAACCCTGCATTATCGAATTCCGCAAAGCCTGCAACGCACAGTGGCATTGCTGATTACCGCAGTCGTCCTTTATCTTCCGGCAAATCTTTTACCCATTACCCATACCGATCAGTTTGGCAACAACACGGACAGCACCATCATTGGTGGAGCGGTATTAATGTGGCAGCACGGCAGTTATCCGGTTGCGCTGATTATTTTCATCGCCAGCATTCTTATTCCACTGGCGAAGCTGATTGGCTTATTCTGGCTATGCTGGAGTGTTTCCCGTCCAGACAGCCCTTTGCCGCGACAACGCACATCCCTGTACCGGATTACTGAATTTGTCGGTCGCTGGTCCATGGTGGATGTTTTTGTCGTCGCCATCCTGGTCGCGCTTGTCCAACTGGGAGGGCTGTTGTCTATTCGTCCCGGCCCGGCGGCATTGGCATTTTCCGGGGTTGTCATCATCACCATGTTTGCTGCGGAGTCCTTCGATCCAAGGTTGATTTGGGATAAACTTGAGGAGCCTTTTTGTGACTGA
- a CDS encoding HDOD domain-containing protein — protein sequence MESISDHIRKVREISPPPDDFGQLLQMISDDHSDLTELVALLECHPFITARLLQCANSAFFRQAGTIDNVRDAVIRVLGLSLTRSLTLAFLVSDSFNLKAVPNFDTQRHWFIALVTATMAREMAPRLKQPLDNASALYTAGMLHNLGVAALTHCFPEQMNQALMTDTVSLSQKTRRLFNLDHYQAGALLIRSWNLPKTIIEPILHLRNPHYQGSLTSSVQLIRLCSTLANLLYKKEFHSLRNHTVPPAFMSRISLEESLFFIEGQARTLDEISQMMGR from the coding sequence ATGGAATCAATCAGCGACCATATCCGAAAAGTGCGCGAAATTTCACCGCCACCGGACGATTTCGGTCAACTTCTGCAGATGATCAGTGATGACCACAGTGATCTGACCGAGCTGGTTGCGCTCCTCGAATGCCATCCATTCATCACCGCCCGTCTTCTGCAATGCGCCAACTCGGCATTTTTCCGTCAGGCTGGCACCATTGATAATGTCCGAGATGCCGTCATCCGTGTACTGGGCCTGTCGCTGACACGCAGTCTCACCTTGGCGTTTCTTGTTTCCGACAGTTTCAACCTCAAAGCCGTGCCGAATTTCGATACTCAGCGCCATTGGTTTATCGCGCTGGTCACCGCAACCATGGCCCGTGAAATGGCGCCGCGCCTCAAACAGCCACTCGACAATGCCTCGGCACTCTATACTGCCGGCATGCTGCACAACCTCGGCGTCGCCGCGCTGACCCACTGTTTCCCGGAGCAGATGAACCAAGCCCTGATGACGGATACCGTGAGTCTGTCGCAAAAGACCCGGCGCCTGTTCAATCTTGACCATTATCAGGCCGGAGCACTCTTAATCCGCAGCTGGAACTTGCCGAAAACCATCATTGAGCCCATTCTCCACCTGCGAAATCCCCATTACCAAGGGTCTTTAACTTCGTCGGTTCAGCTCATCCGCTTATGCAGCACACTGGCAAACCTGCTCTATAAAAAAGAATTTCACAGTTTGCGTAATCATACGGTCCCCCCTGCCTTCATGTCGCGCATTTCCCTGGAGGAAAGTCTTTTCTTCATTGAGGGGCAAGCTCGCACCCTGGATGAAATCAGCCAGATGATGGGACGTTAG